The region AAAATCCCCAAAATCGTTCGTATTTCGAAACCCTAATTATCTAGTTCAAATATCGTCCTAATAACACAAGAACTTGAATTTATGCACCTAATCTCGAATTTTTGGGGGATGCGATTATCAAAAAAGTTCGCTGATTCAGGAAACAAAAAGGCGTAATGGGATACGTGCGAACATATCCCATTACGCCTTTTTGGAACGGAAGATCTGCTTTAAGAGACGGAGTTGACCAACTTTGTTCCGGGTTTGAATTTAGGGGCCTTTTTGGCGGCTATTTCAATGGGCTTTCCAGTACGGGGATTGCGTCCCTTTCTCGCCTTTCTTTCGCTGACATGAAATGTTCCAAAACCCACCAGCGTCACCTTGTCTCCCGACTTCAAAGCCTCCACAACGCTTTCCATGAAGGCGTTTAATGCCGTATCAGCTGCGCTTTTCGTGATTCCGGCCGCCTGCGCCATTTTGTCCACAAGATCCCCTTTGTTCATTTTTCCCCCTCTGTGGTGATGATTTATGATGACTATAGCTAAGACGTGTGTAAAGCAAGTTCATTTACATGGAGCAAAAGGCCTGAACTGTGGGA is a window of Deltaproteobacteria bacterium DNA encoding:
- a CDS encoding HU family DNA-binding protein translates to MNKGDLVDKMAQAAGITKSAADTALNAFMESVVEALKSGDKVTLVGFGTFHVSERKARKGRNPRTGKPIEIAAKKAPKFKPGTKLVNSVS